CGTCAAAAATATGGAAAGATTGAGGACAAACAATTTAAACTACATGTTGTAGGTATGTTAGGCCTCGAATGAAAAATCAATATCCCTTCgagtttaaatatatgtacattctaCGCCTGTCTCAAGTTGACgtcatacaattataaatacatgctTTTTAAAGTTGCAATAACCACATAgctcataaaataattagtgtGTAGTAATATGATATGAAAGAAactcgtaattatttatatttcaggaaaatattttataacgccTAGTTTTAATACTctagaagcattttttttataatggaaatttaaataaatgatcagacaaaagtaaatttgaatacaattaaaaattacactaaaaatattgataacattgtGTTATAATGGCGGTgaagaaatgtattattttatttatatttaataatattaaacattatatgaaGGAAGTAGGGCGCTCACACAAAGTGAAGAAGCTCAAGTCTATTTATGTGTGCGTCTGttgttatctgtattttataatgtaaattacaataatacaatcatattatatttagcatTATTTGTCTgcaaatacattaaaaagttCTTAGCAATTtccaattttgttaaatttataattatcgttCACTGAACGGTGCTAGTTCCAACTTTGAAACTACGGAGCCACGGAGAGGTCCACTAAAATACCACGTAGACAATTTCTGTGTTAGCAACTTTTCGGTGTAAACAGTAAATACCTGTACAGCATTGTTATGTATTTGTTACGTTTGTCACCAACGCGTGTTGACAACTTTCAAATTGCCAATTTTCCTTTTGATGAGCTTTTTAATCTATGCTATGATcctattttttagtaattaaatgtaCGTAGATGTGCCTAGTACGCAGGCGTAAATACTGCCAAAGAGAAAAGAAAATCTTTGTCTCGTCACATACGTAtcggttttaaaaatattttaaggtaagGCAAAAATCGTATCAAAAATTCAGAATATTATCAAAAGCCAAAGTGACAAGTTTTATTAAACACCCGCTGCCGAGGTTTTATTTACTGGTGACAAAAATACACAGATAAATCATAAATACCGGTCTTGACAATGGCGCTAGTAGCGACTGCCGATCGATCGATAGTTGTGCAGAGGAGATTTTGCGCGTTTAACCACTTCCTAGttaattaaaacgtaaaaaagttaaaatacgtTTCTATAAAAGTGAACACGGTTGTCTTGTGAAAATAGTTTTCTCTTATAATTGTTATCATTTTCGTGGACTCACCACTCTTTTTAAGTCGAAGAATTACTGCACTTATTGGAATCTTTTTGGTATGTCACGagaattattttgttctttttattaTCTTCCTTATTatctagttaataaattatttgactttctgagttattttaaataaataaaaactcttttttggTGTTAAGTTGTTATTCTAGGAGACAAATAGggctacaaataaaaaatattattgcatttttttatttctcttggCCTTTTATCGCTATATAATATGCTTAATCAAATCGCCTTTTTATCTTATATCTATATGTGAGATTTTTTACACTGCTCTTAGTATCCTATAATACTTCACACTGTTATTGTTAGAGTATGATGTCATATATTAGTAGTAGACAATAGAGACATGGTttgcatttaaatttgatttgaaatttaatgaCTTCATATTAGTGTAAAAAGATTTTtctgaataaagtaatttatgtaaaCAGGATtgtgaaaatatcaaaaatataaaaatatatatatactacccCGAGGCAATAAGATATAGTAAgaaattttccattttttttatacaactaaCAAAATTTTATCTGTTTCTGATtggaaatactttaaataactaGAAACTGAAAGGGATTTTTTGTAACATGTCTTATTGTGGTGAATCTTCAAAAGTGCAAAATGATTCAGAATGTAACTTGAACTAGGCATTAAAGTTGTATGTCTCAAAAATAAGATTGGATATTATGAAGTGGATGATATACTCAGCACAGGATAATTTTCCCCGAGGGAATAGGTTGCAATGCTTATGgcaaatatagatattttatttaatgtttattcttCATTGAGTATCTGGACACTTATTGAGCAAAAAGAGCaatcatctatataattagATGGTTCTTCCCAACAAAAGGGTTTACAAAAAGCATTTGCATTCTAAACTAAGAGCAGTAGgctgtttttatttcttgtatattttcttacaatGCATACAAAACTTATTCAGGGAAGTTTTAAGGCATcatcttcatttttatttatctttttgagTATAGAAGAAACTCACTGATACTACTTTTCTGTTCAGACTGCTGACACTGCTCAGGAGCCTATGCATAGAAGGGCTTATGTACTTTTCAGTTTAATATCCAATTATACTCATCGACAAATCATTGTTAATCCAAAGGGACGGTAATCTGAGACACCATGAGAATTCAGATACACAAGAaaacttaaagaaaattatatataatatatattatcttgttttttaatatatttttgtaaaataggttatattactaaatgtaattaaaagtttttctaCCCACATCTTCAAAAACTCACATGTTAAGGTTTTCATGGTATATAAGAGACattcatttttaaacttttccTTGATCTGTTCTCTCATGAAGGCTTGTCTCTGCAAAGTGGTCAGTGTGTATGAGTGATGCTCCTAAATGGGTACTTGTGAGGACTAGTTAAAACAGCATAATAAATACCAATTAGACTATGAATCTTTGTTTCAAGTTTTCAAAAAATTTACTCCatcattaataaacaattttgttccatttaaatttgaattaaactcCAACAACCAACAACCATTCCGAAGGGTgaagaaatacataattaatttatatgggcttgaatttttttataatttataaagatacatattttttaagaataacagCCTTGTAAGGAATTATTGATATTCCGTATTTAACAATTCCAATTAAAGTAAAAGCAGTGGGGACGACAAAAGCCTATTGTTTCAGGATCTAAGCTGCAAACTTTTACTTCGCTAGGCAGCCTGTAAACTATTGCACTATTGgtgcttaatattaatatcccCAGAGTATTTATGAAGgcgtttattttttgttgtatatttatttatattgagcaTATCATTATGAAAGGAAAACCAATTTGGGCAAACAGGTACAAGTAATCATGTTGAAGAAGTTAAAGaagaatatttcaaatagtatAACCTAGATTTCAGTTTGGTAATATATTTACAGGATGATTCTGAATCTACTGAATTGTCAGATTGTGATGCGTTATAATTCCTTGTCATTggatttatcataaaaatggtaatttttatataatacatgtttattttttataaaatacctttttttcaACACCTatctattattaaacataagttTAGATTAGtaggttatttttaattctatgaaCTTTGTGGATTATATATGGGGTAGATTTTCATATGCAAGTTTTCTTACAATGTTTTTCGTTACCATTCCGAATCTTCCATGTGGCCATACAGGGCCGCCAAACAAGAATTGAAAATGTGGTAGTTATAACTTGTAAATACATCAACCTTTTAAATTAAGGCCAATaggaattttatatatgttaaagtAGGATGAGCAGTGGCATAGATGAAAATAGTGTATTCAGAAAAATCATGTTACGACCTTCAAATTCCAAATGGCGTAAACTTATATCAGACTGTTAACTGTAACTGTTACCAATATATGGCTtgcaaaagaaaataacaattgaTGAATAAAGATGcagattcaataaaaatatataaaaaatacacagagatcaataaacagagtaagAAAGGTATTGTTAATAGAAATAGTGTTAAATGTCGGAGTAAATCTGGTTTCATACTGTTTTTTAAACAGTCCAAATACAGTAACTAAATTCTTCATGATGGGAATTTAATAGTAGTCATTTTCGTAATgcaagaaagaaaatataatgtgaaaatagttttgtagtattttactattaaaagaaCCTTTTTTTGCGTATGGACTCTAGTGCTCAACACCACTTTACTCGAACTACGCATCTGAGGATGAAATGAacacaatatttatgtaaagtcACTCCAGTCCTAAAATTCGATGACTGGTAGCTCATCTTAATCACAAAAATTGcttaaaactatatacatacatcataCAGTCGTGTGCTCATTGATTTTAGAATGGTCATGAAATGACGAGGTCTTAATGAAATAATGatcttagaattaaaaaatatgcaaaggATGCATTTAAATGGCACAACTTGCCTTTCATCCTTGCTTCTTTGTGTTGTGAAGGTTATAAAGGTTGTTATATAAAACGGATAGTGATAGAATTGTGTATTGCTAAAATCAAAAGACAAACCAAATTAGGCAACAAAAAATACTAGTAAAACTAAAGGCAGAATGTGtcactaaacaaataaaaaagattttagaaGTGCCTTATAATTTTGGGGGTAGctggatatttattttaaaacgtgtcAAACGATATTTATGGAGGCACCccttaatttcattatattgctcgccagtaaataattttattatgaaaaaggtgtttagaaaataaaaatataacgaaaagcGAGTTGATAAAGTGCTTGAAGAATCAGCGAGAGATTTTTTTTGGGACTTTCAGCAGATATCAGCGGATAAAGCTTAAGCCTACAGATGTCGGCGTTACCTACTGGGCTATTGAATTTAAACGAGGTAGATCGGACTGTAAAGGTTCGGGTATCAAAGAAGCTATTGTCAAAATGATGgacaatttgtttttgaaagaTACAAAATTGTTGTGAAAggcaaataacataataaaataatttgctgTGGatcttaaacatataatttagtagcattcaaactatttattattattttaactgttttACTGGTGTCGTGGTATTCGTAAAGTGTCAGTAGAAAcgtaatatcgaaatattttagCATGGCTGAAACACGAGTGCACTATTTCGATCTCGATATAAAAAGTATGTCTTGGAAGTGACTACGACTCCGTTGCTGTCCAAATTGTGCCCTCAGTGTTCTGGGATGGTGAATATACCCTCTTATTGACTACATGCCAAAACAAAGAcgataactttaatttaattattataatgcgtAAAACGATAACAGACAGTCGTAGAAATTCATTGATGGTCTTAGTTTTTTATAAGTTCGCTTCTCAAAATATTTCctattatttgtatgtttttcacatttattcattcattgatAGTAGAAAATCCATAcctatgttaatttataacctACACTAATGATGAAAAGTAGAAAGACCTAGGCTATGGACTTAGAAATTGATTacatgtaggtatttttttatgttatatgcccccatatttatttattatacacaaagtttttttttaatatcatgaaaatgaacttcaatgaaatttaaaatatagttttaaagcgaatttaaaaaagtaaaagagtGAATTTTTGACTTCACCGCTTATTTCACCTGTTACAAATTTTtggaatcatttatttaaattaattaaaaatctgggATTTGGCTAAAgtatagaattttaaaatatatattattttcaaacaaggTGTAAGAAATGCTTAATGCCGGACCCGAGGGTTAAGCCGGTGTCGGCAAGTGAATCATCTGCGTCAGACGAAGCGTCAAAATTGGAACTATATCTTCAGAGACAACTTGAAGAGGATGTAGCAAGGTAAGATATTTTTTCCAGACACAATTTCCACTAGACTACGCCGGCTTTAGTttctaataaatgttaattttgcaAAAGTacctaataaaagtattaatagttAATGCATCAACTAATCCAAACCTAACCGTATATATCgtatttttaaaggaaattttaggtttttatacaaattttaatttatattttcaactaaTTTGAAGTGCATGCTGCGTTATTCTAAGTCAtatggtttaattttaattcgttaatTTGCGTATTATTAACCAGTAAGctgatattttaaagtattttgagTAGTTTCCCTTTCATTTAAGGACTCTGAACTAGAGATCCACTTCAACTTCTTGCCAATATTCCCATTTAAAAACAACAAGTTCGCATTCTGCTACGGCACAAAAGTACcagttatcataaaatatacaagacTATATGAAATTATCCAATTATGAGATTTTATCTGTTTACAGAATTTTTGACGAATCGATTTATTCTGATCTAGAAGTGGCGTGTGGGAAACACCACAAAATACTAACTCATTCTTGCATACTAAAAGCAcgtacaaacaaattttatagaaaGCTTGAAGCATTTTTGCATGTTAACATCGAAAAAGAAGCTTTTGATGAGATATATTCGTTTATAAGGTAatttattgtatgaaataataaaattaactttttgttattaagtattaatgaaCGATTAGTGAttgaaagaaattataaaaaatggaatccgtacaccttttttttttgttttcagcgATGCTTATACCGAATGCGATATCACAACCCAAGAAAAagagatattaatttttttgaaaaaacacCTCTTTACAAAAcgtaatttcattgaattaaacaaaacaaaggaTGAAATAGATGATATTGATGTATTTCTAACTCCAAATTGTGCAAGTCCGTACACAGAAAAAAAAGGTCAACAGATATCGTGCCTAAGCCCAAGTACCgaaataacaaaagaatattatgCATTAGTGCACATTGAGGGAAATTTATTGGAACAAGAGCTAATAGAACAAGATGTTTTGTCTAATGCATTTCagactataaaaaaatcacaagaaTCAAATAAAGTTACACAACGCAATAAGCCAACTTCGTTGTCTCTGTTTTCTAGTCACTCTCCCAAGACCTTAAAACATTCCAATGattgtgatataaataataaattaccgcATGATCCTGTTGTGTTGaacaattgtaaatttataaaaaagacggTCCGTAACGAATCCTTCTCTGAAAGAAACTTAGATCCAACATATTCTCCAGACAGTTTAATCACAGACGAGCCTAGTTCGTCTTCAGACTACTTGTCTGCTGTGTATACTTGTTCCCCTGCGTTGGGCTCTTCTGGATGCTTGTCGCAATTAAATGCTGAAGACAATAGCTTTAAAATGGAAAACATATTTACGTCATCTGATTCGGGCTTGGAAAATACTGGTTTGTTGGAAAGTCTCAACAGTCATAAAGATGTTACACTAACGGACATATCTTTGTCTGATAGTACTGTACATGACCGAACCGTAGAAGAAGGGTCCAGTCCAGAGGCCGACATAAACCAGGTACAGATGATAAGAATTCCTATAGTTCGCACTACACCGTTATCGATTTGCACTACTTCACAaagtatagattatatagaaCAGAAAAATAgttcagaaaaaaaatcaaatgagaAAGTTTGTGGTAAATCCTCTAAGGAACAGAAACAGCGACAGAATGAAGAAATTGTAATATTAGAGTCATCCTCGGTGTCTTCAGAAACTGGGTCCTGGGAATCAGTTTTTCCACCAAAAGTAACAGATAAGGAAGCTTGTGACAAGTTTATACAAAATGAACGTCAGAATGTTAGTCAAAATGTTGCcatagtagaaaaaaataagcaggATAATTTATCGGATTCGGAAAACTTTGCACCCTTTTTAGTCAAAACGACACCTTGTTTTATTGATGCTGCAAGTTTGGTTGACGAAGAACACGTGTCATTAAGCTTACACAGTCAAATTCTGACAAAGAAGGCGAAAgccaaatctaaaaatatacctCTTCCAAGCCAGCCGTTACCTTGTTCTACAATCAAGGGTCATGATATTAGCCCAGGGGATTGGTCCGAAAGTAATGATAATGAAGATTCATTAGAACAAGCAGATAATAAAGAACCTGATTCAATACAAAAGGATTTATCGCCGACTATTTTTGAAATGACTCCTATTACAGAAGATTCTTTAAGTGCAAATGATAATCAagaatataaagaaatttttgAAACATGTAAAACTAGTAACATTGCATCCGCTCAACAGTCAACCAGTGCTGTTTATATGGGGACTACGCCACACAATTCTATTATGTCTTTAAAAGGTtcttctttaaaaaattatgattcgGAAGAAAGTGAAAGTGATACAATAGTAATGAGTAGGGAAAGTCTTAAAAATTTTAGGTCTAACCGGTATAATGAATCTTCACTTGCATCAGATTGTGTTTCTATGGAAAACATCAGTTCGCCTAAACTAGGGACCCAAAATAGTAGTCCATCAATTCGGAAAAAAATAGACAATATCTTCATAACGACGGAGGGGAGCTTGAATgataatgaaaagaaaaattcttCAAAACCATCAAAATCTGCATCAGCATCTGCCTGGGTGGTTGATATGTCATTAAGTCCTAAAGTAGCTGAAGACAGTAAAAACAATTCCAgtcaaaatgttaatataaaaaaacctagTGACCGAATGTGTGCAACTTTAAAAAATGAGTCAAAGGTCGGTAGTAATGACAGCTGTAACAAAAGTAGAAGTTCTGTGGACTCTGATAGCTCAGAAAAATCGGGCCATAAATTCTACATTGACTTATCAACTTTACCTGATCCCTTACCTCCAGAAACAACGAACATTGATAAAAACAGCGAGAAAGGGAACATTTTTTCTATGTACATCGATTTGGGTGAAAAATCCACTCTAAAAGAAATGCCATCTCGACTATCATCTTCACTTAATGCTAAAAAGCAATCCAATGAAAAAACCTCCACTTCATTAAAACATATTCCAACTTCCAAAACTCCAAAAAATTCATATATTGAAAAACCTATGCCATGCAGTTCTAAGTCTCACGAACAGTCTGTAACTTTTGAAAGATATGAATCGTTGTGTAATGATCCTAACATCAGTATTTCTGATATAATAGCTATTCCTGAGCCTACctgtaaaaaatctaataagatATATGAAGtcgaaactgaaataaaaaatgacagaACAACTCGACGTAAAAATGATAAGTCCTTTAAACCAGACTCGAGAGCAGTGATACGTGAGGAGACGACAAAATGTGAGGATACTGATCTATTTGTTAGGTTATCGGATTTGGATAAACCGATGCAAAATTCAGACGATTTCGAAAGAGAAATTTTGGATTCAAGAATGACAAGATCTATACCTGATAATAATTGGTCAGAACAAAATAAAGCAGGTACGTCAAGGTCAAGTGAGGTCATAAGTTCATTTCATTCAGAGAATGCATTAAGCTTAAACAGGCTTTTTCCTCATCTGAAGAATGAATTTAGCAAAAGTATGCCCATATCACTTTCTGGACGAACACAATCCCCCTCGAGGCAAGGGTCGAGTGTTTGTGAAGTAGATGAGCATAATTCTGACGTGTCGGAACTCAGCAGTGTGCAAAGTAGTATGTGTCGGTCTGTCATTGGtaagttgatttttaaaaatttcatcaatttaacACAACTGAAACAAGTTGTTATGATAATgatgttgaaataatataacatatttttttagagaaTAGTACAACTGAAGAGACGAGTCAAACCTCCAGTTTAATAGGCAATTGTCAGTCTCGATTAGGTCAAGACTTGTTGCGAATGTTCCTAGAAGAAATAGCGCCTGATGTTATAGTCGAAGTGTCAGGGAAACGTATTAAGGCACACAAATGTATATTATCATCAaggtatttcttaaaataaataaatgtatattataaataaaaaaaatattttttgacggTTTACTTGCATACTTAAAGAACgtcttatttaacataaaaaaatttcaGATGTCAATATTTCGCCGGTATTTTGAGTGGTGGGTGGGTAGAAAGTTCTggaaatgttattgttttgccGCCGTAAGTATTGTAATACGTTTATTAAAGTTCCAATTATTCctttttgtcaattaaaaatacattcgtatgtatttattttaaaggttttccTTCAACGTTGTACACTTTGCTCTGTGCCATATATATTCAGGCCTTTCGAATATTCCTGATTCAATAAGCATTGTGGAACTGGCAACCATCGCTGATATGCTAGGTCTTGAAGGTTTGAAAGAAGCCATAATGTTCACACTAAAGGCCAGATATTGTCATCACTTTCACAGGGTGggttttatacattaataattatgaatttatttaataaattaatttaatcacttaattatataatataattttaaaaataataatatttttattcaatcgaataatatatacgctttaataatttgattggtATAATTGCTTTTAGCCGTGTCAAGTATGCACAGCTGGTGTGTTGGAATGCTTCCCCCTCTCATCGGTTTATGGATTGGATGATTTGTATCGTAAATGCCTAAGGTGGATAACGAAGTATTTTACAAAAGTGTGGCCTACTAAAGCTTTTGCTACGTTGCCTAAAGAGCTATTGGACAAATGTTATCAAGAGcacataattaatttgacgattGATAATCTTATCGACACCGTCTATGGATGTGGCATTACAGGTGCGACAACACGTCACTAATAATAAAgctaatttataacattaaagatTACTATCGTATAGCGCTATTTCTTAAGACCTTATATAAACTTGTGTTGGGCGAAAGATACGACATTTTAATTGCTTACTCCTTAATAAAACTAACAACGAAAATAGTAAATAACGTAATTCGTAGAAGATGTTTAAGGTGACTGCAatgagttaattattattaatgtaataaaatagatacagattttcttaaatattttaaagacttaTCAAACTATATacgaatttgttaaaaatatttatatatgaagttCTGTGTGATAACAATATCAtgacaatatgtttttttaatactctTTGAGCTCGTATAGGGGTAGTAAACGGGTTTTCAtcaactaatttataattttagttgcaTCACTTCAAAATAGCAGATGGGCAGAGAGTGTAGCGCGCATGTGTCGACGTCTGGTGAATGCTGCAGCGCATTTCGCAGCACCAAGATTATTGGCAGTGCTTGAAATTGTATCCACAGCCCCAGACGCACATCAATCAGCTAAACAAGCCCTCGATGACTGTCTGGCTGCCGCCATCGAATGGGCACCACCAGATGAAACTTGTCGTGTATACGCATTCCTTTCACATTTGGTTAAGgaaatgaaaaatcaaaatttcaCCAATAAAGATTTTATGAGTAATGGCGGTCAAAACTCTAGTGTCCCGGAGCTTTCCAATTTTCTATTTAGTCATGCGAGCTGCTGGCGCTTGCAATGCGAAGGAGCACTCGTAAGGGCTGCGCCTCGAGTTGTGGGCACTCAGGCTTTCAAGGATTTACCTACAGATCTACGCCGGCGGCTGCGAGAACTTGGCTGTATCATGTATGGTCCACAAGCTATTCCTTTGACAAACTCTCCTCTACAAGACAGAAAGAGCAAGAGTACCTATCAAAGTAAACCGCCGAAGACCATTAATTCTGCTACTACTCGCAGTTTAGATATGGAGAAAGTCCGAAACTCTTTCGTTCCTTATAAGCCGAAGCCAATTGTGATGGGATCGAAAGATAAATTGATGAGCAGCGCTGAGATTCGAGACATCAAGAAGATCGCTTATAAAGCAAACATGCCCAAAGTCAGAACGACTAAAGCGCAAGAAGAACGTGCGAAATTTAACCAATCTAAAACGTTGACATCTCAAGATCGTTCCATCAACAATAAACCAGGATCAACCCGGATGTTTGAAAATACAAAACCAAGATATTTGGAACCGCGTTTAGCCAAAGAAAAGGAGAAAAAAATGCCAGCAAGAAAGCTTGTTAATAAAATGGTTTCATCTAGTGAGTCTTCTCGAAATTCAAGTCCAATACAATCTCGAAACGTAAGGGCCAGTCGTATAACCAGTAACCAAGTATATGAACACAAGACGCACACTATGTCCCAAGACAGCCTCGCCACTTCATCACGGCCACGTACAGCGGAACCATCGACTGATTCGCTGAGCGGATCTCAGAACAGTAACAAATATGCTACATACACAAAAACGAAACATACTAGCAAGGGCTCGGTTGAATGtacgttgtatttttttttatatttcactttattgtaattgtaattattagtcCTAATgatgtgttttgttttacagCTGTGATTCCAAAATCTCAGGGTCATTCGACAGCATCTTTGCTACATTCAAAAATCAAGACGAAGATTCccgtatattataatcaaaactcCGTGTCCTGCAATGGGAACAATAAATCAAATGTCAGCGCTAAATCCTGGCAGGTAAGCAACGCTCTTGTATCGGCTAAGAGTAAGAACAAAACCTGCGAGCGAAAGGTGTCCGGGTCTTTGATGAATGCCACAAAATCAAGTTCAGCAAAAATCGTTCCAAAGGTAACTAAAGAATCACAATCCTCGTTGACTAAATCATCCAAGCAGCAAAAACATGCTACAAAACAAGCGTGCAACAGTATGCAGAGGCGGGAGGATTTCGATCGGGAACAAAACATTCCTGCTATGGAACGTTCGGGAACGTTCTTAAAGGATGAGCCAATGTTCAGCGATAAAAGCGCTGACATGGATAAGGGCcagtaatatagtaaaaatatattttctaataactgtAAGACggtactgtaataaataaccTTACCTTACTCAGTTCACCTCAAATGAATTCTAGGAAGTTTTTGTaggatatgttatttaataagttcTTAATTTACcccttttttaatg
This genomic window from Vanessa atalanta chromosome Z, ilVanAtal1.2, whole genome shotgun sequence contains:
- the LOC125075772 gene encoding uncharacterized protein LOC125075772 isoform X2, which codes for MPDPRVKPVSASESSASDEASKLELYLQRQLEEDVASDAYTECDITTQEKEILIFLKKHLFTKRNFIELNKTKDEIDDIDVFLTPNCASPYTEKKGQQISCLSPSTEITKEYYALVHIEGNLLEQELIEQDVLSNAFQTIKKSQESNKVTQRNKPTSLSLFSSHSPKTLKHSNDCDINNKLPHDPVVLNNCKFIKKTVRNESFSERNLDPTYSPDSLITDEPSSSSDYLSAVYTCSPALGSSGCLSQLNAEDNSFKMENIFTSSDSGLENTGLLESLNSHKDVTLTDISLSDSTVHDRTVEEGSSPEADINQVQMIRIPIVRTTPLSICTTSQSIDYIEQKNSSEKKSNEKVCGKSSKEQKQRQNEEIVILESSSVSSETGSWESVFPPKVTDKEACDKFIQNERQNVSQNVAIVEKNKQDNLSDSENFAPFLVKTTPCFIDAASLVDEEHVSLSLHSQILTKKAKAKSKNIPLPSQPLPCSTIKGHDISPGDWSESNDNEDSLEQADNKEPDSIQKDLSPTIFEMTPITEDSLSANDNQEYKEIFETCKTSNIASAQQSTSAVYMGTTPHNSIMSLKGSSLKNYDSEESESDTIVMSRESLKNFRSNRYNESSLASDCVSMENISSPKLGTQNSSPSIRKKIDNIFITTEGSLNDNEKKNSSKPSKSASASAWVVDMSLSPKVAEDSKNNSSQNVNIKKPSDRMCATLKNESKVGSNDSCNKSRSSVDSDSSEKSGHKFYIDLSTLPDPLPPETTNIDKNSEKGNIFSMYIDLGEKSTLKEMPSRLSSSLNAKKQSNEKTSTSLKHIPTSKTPKNSYIEKPMPCSSKSHEQSVTFERYESLCNDPNISISDIIAIPEPTCKKSNKIYEVETEIKNDRTTRRKNDKSFKPDSRAVIREETTKCEDTDLFVRLSDLDKPMQNSDDFEREILDSRMTRSIPDNNWSEQNKAGTSRSSEVISSFHSENALSLNRLFPHLKNEFSKSMPISLSGRTQSPSRQGSSVCEVDEHNSDVSELSSVQSSMCRSVIENSTTEETSQTSSLIGNCQSRLGQDLLRMFLEEIAPDVIVEVSGKRIKAHKCILSSRCQYFAGILSGGWVESSGNVIVLPPFSFNVVHFALCHIYSGLSNIPDSISIVELATIADMLGLEGLKEAIMFTLKARYCHHFHRPCQVCTAGVLECFPLSSVYGLDDLYRKCLRWITKYFTKVWPTKAFATLPKELLDKCYQEHIINLTIDNLIDTVYGCGITVASLQNSRWAESVARMCRRLVNAAAHFAAPRLLAVLEIVSTAPDAHQSAKQALDDCLAAAIEWAPPDETCRVYAFLSHLVKEMKNQNFTNKDFMSNGGQNSSVPELSNFLFSHASCWRLQCEGALVRAAPRVVGTQAFKDLPTDLRRRLRELGCIMYGPQAIPLTNSPLQDRKSKSTYQSKPPKTINSATTRSLDMEKVRNSFVPYKPKPIVMGSKDKLMSSAEIRDIKKIAYKANMPKVRTTKAQEERAKFNQSKTLTSQDRSINNKPGSTRMFENTKPRYLEPRLAKEKEKKMPARKLVNKMVSSSESSRNSSPIQSRNVRASRITSNQVYEHKTHTMSQDSLATSSRPRTAEPSTDSLSGSQNSNKYATYTKTKHTSKGSVESVIPKSQGHSTASLLHSKIKTKIPVYYNQNSVSCNGNNKSNVSAKSWQVSNALVSAKSKNKTCERKVSGSLMNATKSSSAKIVPKVTKESQSSLTKSSKQQKHATKQACNSMQRREDFDREQNIPAMERSGTFLKDEPMFSDKSADMDKGQ